One Mytilus trossulus isolate FHL-02 chromosome 5, PNRI_Mtr1.1.1.hap1, whole genome shotgun sequence DNA segment encodes these proteins:
- the LOC134718515 gene encoding acidic leucine-rich nuclear phosphoprotein 32 family member A-like isoform X1, with translation MDMAKRIELEKRGRKSTEIKELNLDNCRASQVEGLTDEFAALESLSLINVGLTSLKGFPNLPNLKKLELSDNRISSGLNNLSGCPNLTHLSLSGNKIKDLGTLEPLKSFANLKSLDLFNCEVTNEEEYKDKVFELLSQLKYLDGYDQNDEEAEDEDDDDGEVDGDDDDEDGEVEGEDDDDDNDDDDDDDDDEDGDEDDLDEDDDDEVGLSYLEKENLDDDSEGEDFDPEADDDDDVEEINDEDSSPVRGTKRKLEEGEDAGEEDDD, from the exons ATGGATATGGCAAAGAGGATCGAGTTGGAAAAGAGGGGACGGAAATCTACTGAG ATCAAAGAATTGAATTTAGACAACTGTCGTGCATCACAAGTTGAGGGTCTTACAGATGAATTTGCAGCATTAGAATCGTTAAGTTTAATAAATGTTGGATTAACGTCACTGAAAGGTTTCCCTAACCTTCCTAACCTCAAAAAG ttggaATTGAGTGATAACAGAATTTCATCGGGACTTAATAATCTGTCTGGTTGTCCAAATCTAACACATTTAAGTTTGAGTGGTAACAAAATTAAAGACTTAGGAACATTAGAACCTTTA aaaagttttgccaatttaaaaagtttagaTTTATTTAACTGTGAAGTAACAAATGAAGAGGAATACAAAGACAAAGTTTTTGAATTATTATCACAGCTGAAATATTTAGACGGTTACGACCAGAATGACGAGGAGGCAGAGGATGAGGATGATGATG ATGGAGAAGTTGatggtgatgatgatgatgaagatGGAGAGGTAGAAGGAGAAg atgatgatgatgacaatgatgatgatgacgatgacgatgatgatgaaGACGGAGATGAGGATGATTTAGATGAAGACGATGACGACGAGGTTGGTCTCAGCTACTTGGAGAAAGAAAATCTCGAC GATGATTCAGAGGGAGAAGATTTTGATCCTGAGgcagatgatgatgatgatgttgAAGAAATTAATGATG AAGACTCATCGCCTGTCCGAGGAACCAAGCGGAAATTGGAAGAGGGAGAGGACGCTGGAGAAGAAGATGATGACTga
- the LOC134718515 gene encoding acidic leucine-rich nuclear phosphoprotein 32 family member A-like isoform X2: MDMAKRIELEKRGRKSTEIKELNLDNCRASQVEGLTDEFAALESLSLINVGLTSLKGFPNLPNLKKLELSDNRISSGLNNLSGCPNLTHLSLSGNKIKDLGTLEPLKSFANLKSLDLFNCEVTNEEEYKDKVFELLSQLKYLDGYDQNDEEAEDEDDDDGEVDGDDDDEDGEVEGEDDDDDNDDDDDDDDDEDGDEDDLDEDDDDEDDSEGEDFDPEADDDDDVEEINDEDSSPVRGTKRKLEEGEDAGEEDDD; encoded by the exons ATGGATATGGCAAAGAGGATCGAGTTGGAAAAGAGGGGACGGAAATCTACTGAG ATCAAAGAATTGAATTTAGACAACTGTCGTGCATCACAAGTTGAGGGTCTTACAGATGAATTTGCAGCATTAGAATCGTTAAGTTTAATAAATGTTGGATTAACGTCACTGAAAGGTTTCCCTAACCTTCCTAACCTCAAAAAG ttggaATTGAGTGATAACAGAATTTCATCGGGACTTAATAATCTGTCTGGTTGTCCAAATCTAACACATTTAAGTTTGAGTGGTAACAAAATTAAAGACTTAGGAACATTAGAACCTTTA aaaagttttgccaatttaaaaagtttagaTTTATTTAACTGTGAAGTAACAAATGAAGAGGAATACAAAGACAAAGTTTTTGAATTATTATCACAGCTGAAATATTTAGACGGTTACGACCAGAATGACGAGGAGGCAGAGGATGAGGATGATGATG ATGGAGAAGTTGatggtgatgatgatgatgaagatGGAGAGGTAGAAGGAGAAg atgatgatgatgacaatgatgatgatgacgatgacgatgatgatgaaGACGGAGATGAGGATGATTTAGATGAAGACGATGACGACGAG GATGATTCAGAGGGAGAAGATTTTGATCCTGAGgcagatgatgatgatgatgttgAAGAAATTAATGATG AAGACTCATCGCCTGTCCGAGGAACCAAGCGGAAATTGGAAGAGGGAGAGGACGCTGGAGAAGAAGATGATGACTga